A single Anopheles arabiensis isolate DONGOLA chromosome 2, AaraD3, whole genome shotgun sequence DNA region contains:
- the LOC120895923 gene encoding ras-specific guanine nucleotide-releasing factor RalGPS1: MMRYSEIPRDLADRHTCKSKVGRDTKTGRSLSSTGGHNESYDGDGDDGYEQLSSSDGNVSQPNQHAEKALDGSIDTPLIEDGKRKPERHRDRQPDDKHLCHKATAGSIESLNDGCSATSSFRPWHSYSKKSYSLPPNTTISDVGSIVFSCQQVSPAELAAQITLLDFPIFNAIQPEELTSCGWTKKNKHTLAPNVVAFTKRFNHTTFWTVQEILNGVSPKDRAEIISHFIKVAKKLHDINNLHSLFAVISALKSASVHRLKESWLLVSRKDQQQLDRLSHLFDESDNWSSLRKCLNQFKLPGIPYLGIFLTDIIYIDLMHPNKSGEESYARETKMNNVLRVLSSYQSSNYTFISPVPPTLRYLQSRRYIDELQNIFEEDQYKKSLNLEPTAGASTMSSGGTVRLLKPKIEQSDSIGRNVKTTIALAECKDSPDSTTCAPNTSQTIVSSARQFIPGHRKCYSLGTNIFYPRSSEQSSSSSSASSSRHAKVADGLNKMRHLLDDSYVESKRANSIAATGSGGSHSSDQESEHPTALQLVELEPITSGNLVEGYLKRKTVLKYGRKPTVASWQRYWVLIWSNTMIYFPPKTFKGNERSNFKKEPSKIFPLEGWTAEESDLPLQDEFFQLVNYNHGHAYRFKSGSNASANRWLAALKQVTTPKPAEPLSISLNLISFE, from the exons ATGATGCGCTATTCTGAAATACCGCGTGATCTCGCCGACAGACACACGTGCAAAAGTAAGGTAGGTCGAGATACGAAAACTGGTCGGAGCTTATCGTCAACAGGCGGTCACAACGAATCGTACGatggcgatggtgatgatggatATGAGCAACTCTCCTCCTCCGATGGAAACGTTTCGCAACCGAACCAGCATGCGGAGAAAGCACTGGACGGAAGCATCGATACGCCATTGATCGAAGACGGTAAGCGAAAACCGGAGCGCCATCGCGATCGCCAACCCGATGATAAACACTTGTGCCATAAAGCGACCGCAGGCTCGATCGAAAGTCTCAACGATGGATGTTCAGCAACGTCGTCATTTAG GCCTTGGCATAGCTATTCCAAAAAATCATACAGTCTACCGCCGAATACAACGATTAGTGACGTCGGCTCAATCGTATTCAGCTGCCAGCAAGTGTCACCGGCTGAGCTGGCCGCTCAGATAACACTTTtggattttcccatttttaatGCAATACAACCAGAGGAGCTGACCAGCTGCGGCTggacgaagaaaaacaaacatacccTAGCGCCCAATGTGGTAGCATTCACGAAACGATTCAATCATACGACATTTTGGACTGTACAGGAAATACTCAACGGCGTTAGCCCGAAAGATCGGGCCGAGATCATCAGTCATTTTATAAAG gtgGCGAAGAAATTACATGACATCAACAATCTTCACTCACTGTTTGCCGTTATATCTGCACTGAAAAGTGCCAGCGTTCATCGGTTAAAAGAAAGTTGGTTGTTAGTGTCCCGAAAAGATCAGCAACAGCTGGATAGGTTGAGCCACCTGTTTGATGAAAGCGATAATTGGTCCTCATTGCGGAAATGTTTAAATCAATTCAAACTTCCGGGAATACCATACCTAG GGATATTTCTTACGGACATTATCTATATCGATTTGATGCACCCCAACAAATCGGGAGAGGAGAGTTATGCACgcgaaaccaaaatgaacaaCGTGTTGCGAGTGTTGTCTAGCTACCAAAGTTCGAACTATACGTTTATCAGTCCGGTACCTCCGACGCTACGTTACCTACAGTCTCGGCGGTATATAGACGAGCTACAGAATATATTTGAGGAGGATCAATATAA AAAATCTCTCAACTTGGAACCTACCGCCGGTGCATCAACCATGTCGTCTGGCGGTACTGTGCGATTACTAAAACCAAAAATAGAACAGAGTGATAGCATTGGCCGCAACGTGAAAACTACTATCGCTTTGGCGGAATGTAAAGATTCTCCAGACTCGACGACATGCGCACCAAACACTAGCCAAACTATCGTTTCGAGCGCACGACAGTTCATACCTGGCCATAGGAAATGCTATAGTTTAGGAACAAA CATTTTTTATCCTAGATCTTCCGAACAGTCAAGCAGCTCCTCATCGGCATCGAGCAGTCGTCATGCAAAGGTGGCAGATGGATTGAATAAGATGCGACACCTGCTCGATGATTCCTATGTCGAATCGAAACGCGCAAACAGTATCGCTGCAACAGGAAGCGGGGGTAGTCACAGTAGCGACCAGGAATCTGAACATCCGACGGCCCTGCAGTTGGTCGAGCTGGAGCCAATAACGAGTGGAAACTTGGTGGAAGGATACTTGAAACGTAAAACCGTACTCAAGTATGGACGCAAACCTACCGTAGCATCCTGGCAGCGGTATTGGGTGTTGATATGGTCCAACACGATGATATACTTTCCACCAAAAACATTCAAGGG CAACGAGCGAAGCAACTTCAAAAAGGAACCATCCAAAATATTTCCCCTCGAAGGATGGACGGCCGAAGAATCGGATCTTCCGCTGCAGGACGAGTTCTTCCAGCTGGTAAACTACAACCATGGACATGCGTATCGTTTCAAATCCGGCTCGAATGCTTCCGCTAATCGATGGCTTGCGGCGCTGAAACAAGTCACAACACCTAAACCGGCGGAACCATTGTCCATCTCACTGAATCTTATATCCTTTGAATAG